One segment of Ureibacillus thermophilus DNA contains the following:
- the prsW gene encoding glutamic-type intramembrane protease PrsW has protein sequence MFILLSAAIAPGCALFSYFYLRNQMATEPRKTLFRTFIFGLLITFPIMFIQYVVQEEGIIANPFLRNVIFTGALEEFFKWFIIYAFIFRHVEFDDPYDGILYGAAASLGFATLENILYLLTFGIDTAFMRALLPVSSHALFGVVMGYYFGRSKFTKTKYSKEFLALSLIAPFILHVIYNSILMFEDYWLYLMAPFMLFLWWFALKKVKLAHEHLIKHLVEQNKI, from the coding sequence TTGTTTATATTACTTTCTGCAGCGATTGCTCCAGGTTGTGCGTTATTTAGTTATTTTTATTTGCGGAATCAAATGGCGACGGAACCTCGAAAAACCCTTTTTCGGACATTTATTTTTGGCCTTTTAATCACTTTCCCAATTATGTTCATTCAATATGTTGTACAGGAGGAAGGGATTATCGCCAATCCGTTTCTTCGCAATGTTATTTTTACCGGTGCATTGGAAGAATTTTTTAAGTGGTTCATTATTTATGCCTTTATTTTTCGCCATGTAGAATTTGACGATCCGTATGACGGGATTTTGTATGGAGCAGCTGCTTCTTTAGGGTTTGCCACATTGGAAAACATTCTTTACTTACTTACGTTCGGAATTGACACCGCTTTTATGCGCGCTTTATTGCCTGTATCAAGCCATGCGTTATTTGGCGTTGTGATGGGGTATTATTTTGGAAGAAGCAAGTTTACGAAAACGAAATATTCAAAGGAATTTTTAGCCTTATCTCTCATAGCTCCATTTATTTTGCATGTCATCTATAATTCTATTTTAATGTTCGAAGATTACTGGCTATATTTAATGGCGCCGTTTATGCTGTTTTTATGGTGGTTTGCTTTAAAGAAAGTTAAACTTGCCCATGAGCATTTAATTAAACATTTAGTGGAACAAAATAAAATTTAG
- the sleB gene encoding spore cortex-lytic enzyme translates to MLYFIAAFSTIALMKPEESFAFSNQVIERGAFGDDVIELQARLQYLGFYHGKIDGKFGYGTYWALRNFQESYGLKVDGIAGAETKRVLVRNSDFDREWVHAQINAGREFTYYGGIPLDQQVKGGRGSSGSTSYQLPSKFTEQDLQLMANAVYGEARGEPYEGQVAVAAVILNRLESPDFPNTISEIIFQPGAFTAVADGQIWLTPNERAKQAVLDAMSGWDPSENALYYFNPQTATSKWIWTRPQIKQIGNHIFCY, encoded by the coding sequence ATGCTATATTTCATCGCTGCATTTAGCACGATTGCGCTTATGAAACCAGAAGAATCTTTCGCTTTTTCCAATCAAGTTATTGAACGGGGTGCCTTTGGCGATGACGTAATCGAGCTGCAAGCAAGATTGCAATATTTAGGATTCTATCACGGAAAAATCGATGGAAAGTTCGGATACGGAACGTATTGGGCATTGCGAAACTTCCAGGAAAGCTACGGTTTAAAAGTGGATGGAATTGCTGGTGCAGAAACAAAAAGGGTGCTCGTGAGAAACAGCGATTTTGACCGGGAATGGGTACATGCGCAAATCAATGCCGGCAGAGAATTTACTTATTATGGAGGAATACCGCTTGACCAACAAGTAAAAGGAGGAAGAGGTTCATCGGGAAGTACAAGTTATCAGCTGCCTTCCAAATTTACAGAGCAGGATTTGCAGCTGATGGCGAATGCGGTTTACGGTGAAGCAAGAGGAGAGCCATACGAAGGGCAAGTAGCGGTGGCGGCAGTAATTCTAAATCGATTAGAATCACCAGATTTCCCTAATACCATTTCCGAAATTATTTTCCAACCAGGTGCATTTACAGCAGTGGCAGATGGACAAATTTGGTTGACGCCAAATGAACGGGCGAAACAAGCCGTTCTTGATGCGATGAGCGGATGGGATCCATCTGAAAACGCCCTTTATTACTTTAACCCGCAAACAGCTACAAGCAAATGGATTTGGACAAGGCCGCAAATAAAACAAATTGGTAATCACATCTTTTGCTATTAA
- a CDS encoding PepSY1/2 domain-containing protein, whose amino-acid sequence MKSLVYLLSIAVIALGFYAYDVRSDNQQLKQTIHAQYTNSLSSASEKLSYLERSVAQSLLFQDEKALQNELDNIWRTSNELRSFISSLPLNQEVANQWLRYIGKIGDEAKRASTNGDYETWQKKMNVVHNNLEKLTEEWAVATAQFYENDEDFDKWKQVAKMDLEESPFKNLASNLKTYTEKDFPLTTSESDWLKKRDLKHIRDREITKDEAIQVLEQLVPGIKDATYTVSKNKEDAPYPFYHIQFVKGSRVGYADITVKGGHLISFLSERPVQPDRNITQEKVKELTNQFIERAGYDDLQIIEMRENHEAWHVHLARVAGKHNAIVYPDGIQMKISKDSGELLGLNAMEYVQKETINDDQPVNPIDWKQFFRPNTVVEEERFIYTENEVYQLRLCYEVIARFEDNINETYRIVVDTENHDVLKVEQLP is encoded by the coding sequence ATGAAAAGTTTAGTGTATTTACTTTCCATTGCTGTGATAGCATTAGGGTTTTATGCATACGATGTCCGTTCGGATAATCAACAGTTGAAACAAACAATACATGCTCAATATACAAATTCTTTATCCAGCGCCAGCGAAAAATTATCTTATTTAGAACGGTCTGTAGCACAATCTTTATTGTTCCAAGATGAGAAAGCATTGCAAAATGAACTTGATAATATTTGGCGTACGAGCAATGAATTGCGTTCATTTATCAGCAGTTTGCCGCTTAATCAAGAGGTGGCCAATCAATGGCTTCGTTATATTGGGAAAATTGGCGATGAAGCAAAAAGAGCGTCAACGAATGGAGATTATGAAACTTGGCAAAAGAAAATGAATGTCGTTCATAATAATTTAGAAAAATTAACAGAGGAATGGGCTGTTGCGACTGCTCAGTTTTATGAAAATGATGAAGACTTTGATAAATGGAAGCAAGTAGCAAAAATGGATCTCGAAGAATCTCCTTTTAAAAATTTGGCATCCAATTTAAAAACTTACACGGAAAAGGATTTCCCTTTAACAACAAGTGAGTCCGACTGGCTGAAAAAGCGCGATTTGAAACATATCAGAGATCGGGAAATTACGAAGGATGAAGCCATTCAAGTTTTGGAACAATTAGTTCCGGGAATTAAAGATGCCACTTATACCGTTTCGAAAAACAAGGAAGATGCACCATATCCTTTCTATCACATTCAATTTGTGAAAGGCAGCCGTGTAGGATATGCAGACATTACTGTAAAAGGTGGACACTTAATCTCCTTCTTGTCTGAACGTCCTGTTCAGCCGGATCGTAATATTACGCAAGAAAAAGTGAAAGAACTGACAAATCAATTTATTGAACGTGCTGGATATGATGATCTACAAATCATTGAAATGCGTGAAAACCATGAAGCATGGCACGTTCACCTTGCACGGGTGGCTGGTAAACACAATGCAATCGTCTATCCAGATGGCATCCAAATGAAAATATCGAAAGACAGCGGTGAATTATTAGGGTTGAATGCAATGGAATATGTCCAAAAGGAAACGATCAATGATGATCAACCAGTGAACCCAATCGACTGGAAACAGTTTTTCCGTCCAAATACTGTGGTGGAAGAAGAACGCTTCATTTATACAGAAAATGAAGTTTATCAGCTAAGATTATGCTACGAAGTGATTGCGCGATTTGAGGACAATATTAATGAAACTTACCGAATAGTTGTGGATACGGAGAACCATGATGTTTTAAAAGTGGAGCAATTACCATAA
- a CDS encoding flagellar brake protein produces MEVKIGTSIILEPLTSDYDDDDIKCKVMDKKDNILYVSYPINVQTGKTLHLLTGTEFRAIFQKEDKIYYAFETKVLGRKNDHIPMIMLSCPPAEEFTRIQRREFVRIKTDVDVAVEHNHQFYQFVTENISAGGIAVKLKNPSLFNLGDKVKLTIVLPYINGKILYVQTDAEVVRIYEKNEQRFAAFKYVDIDQTDQQNILRFCFERQVILMKEMKDLQ; encoded by the coding sequence ATGGAAGTAAAGATAGGGACATCTATTATATTAGAACCGTTAACATCCGATTATGATGATGATGATATTAAATGCAAAGTGATGGATAAAAAAGACAATATCCTTTACGTTAGTTATCCGATAAATGTTCAGACGGGCAAAACTTTACATTTGCTAACAGGTACTGAATTTCGGGCGATTTTTCAAAAAGAGGACAAAATTTATTATGCATTCGAAACGAAAGTGCTTGGCCGAAAAAATGATCATATTCCAATGATTATGCTCTCATGCCCTCCAGCAGAAGAGTTCACAAGAATACAGAGAAGGGAATTTGTTCGCATTAAGACCGACGTAGATGTCGCGGTGGAGCATAATCATCAATTTTATCAGTTTGTAACCGAAAATATCAGCGCTGGTGGAATTGCTGTAAAATTGAAAAATCCTTCATTATTTAATTTAGGCGATAAGGTCAAACTTACAATTGTTTTACCTTATATTAATGGTAAAATACTCTATGTTCAAACGGATGCAGAGGTAGTCCGTATATATGAAAAAAATGAACAACGATTCGCAGCCTTTAAATATGTTGATATCGATCAAACGGATCAACAAAATATACTGCGTTTTTGTTTTGAGCGCCAAGTAATATTGATGAAGGAGATGAAAGACCTCCAATAG
- the cmk gene encoding (d)CMP kinase: MKKNIQIAIDGPAGAGKSTVAKIVAEKLGFTYIDTGAMYRATTYKALKENIKLDDEKKLEEMLLRTNIDLKPSPNGQLVFVDGEDVTEKIRSNEITANVPQVAALGKVREILVAKQKELAKDGAVVMDGRDIGTHVLKDAELKIFMSASVEERARRRQLDNEKRGIPSDFEKLKAEIALRDQKDMEREISPLVQANDAIYLDTTDLTIDEVAEKILSMAKEKME, translated from the coding sequence ATGAAAAAAAATATACAAATCGCAATTGATGGACCTGCTGGAGCAGGAAAGAGCACTGTAGCAAAAATCGTTGCTGAAAAACTAGGGTTCACTTACATTGATACAGGAGCCATGTATCGGGCGACAACGTATAAAGCCTTAAAAGAAAACATAAAATTAGATGATGAAAAAAAACTAGAGGAAATGCTTCTAAGAACAAATATTGATCTAAAGCCGTCTCCAAATGGACAACTTGTATTTGTTGATGGAGAAGATGTGACGGAAAAAATTCGTTCCAATGAAATTACTGCAAATGTTCCACAAGTGGCTGCCTTGGGAAAAGTTCGCGAAATTCTTGTAGCGAAGCAAAAAGAATTGGCAAAGGACGGTGCGGTGGTTATGGATGGACGAGATATTGGAACCCATGTATTAAAAGATGCAGAACTGAAAATCTTTATGTCCGCTTCTGTTGAGGAAAGAGCGCGGCGCCGACAATTAGATAATGAAAAAAGAGGAATTCCATCCGACTTTGAAAAACTAAAAGCAGAGATTGCCCTTCGTGATCAAAAAGATATGGAAAGAGAAATTTCCCCTTTAGTACAAGCAAACGATGCCATCTATCTTGATACAACGGATTTAACCATCGATGAAGTGGCAGAGAAGATTCTAAGCATGGCAAAGGAGAAAATGGAATAA
- the rpsA gene encoding 30S ribosomal protein S1, giving the protein MSEEMNLELGREFHEGDIVKAVAAKVEDKAVTVTIEGAPFDGIVPISELSSLHVEKASDVVSVGDELELMITKIEDENFVLSKRKVDALKAWDKLEELYEKGEVFEAEVKDIVKGGLVVDLGVRGFVPASLVEDYFVEDFEGYKGKTMKFKITELDKEKGRLILSHRAVVEQEKENKKKQLLESIKPGDVLIGKVQRLAPFGAFVDIGGVDGLVHISQVAHEHVEDISTVLKEGQEVNVKVLSVDPANERISLSIKETLPGPWENISKRVSKGQVLTGTVKRLVSFGAFVEVFPGVEGLVHISQISQKHINTPHEVLKEGQEVQVKVLDVNEQEKRLSLSIKALEEHSKEQEEFDYQLPEETTGFSISDVIGDQLKKLKEQ; this is encoded by the coding sequence ATGTCCGAGGAAATGAATTTAGAATTGGGCCGTGAATTCCATGAGGGGGATATTGTAAAAGCAGTTGCTGCGAAAGTAGAAGATAAGGCAGTAACTGTCACAATAGAAGGCGCTCCATTTGATGGAATTGTGCCGATCAGCGAACTTTCCAGCTTGCATGTGGAAAAGGCATCTGATGTTGTGTCTGTCGGCGACGAGCTGGAATTAATGATTACGAAAATTGAAGATGAAAACTTTGTTCTTTCAAAACGAAAAGTAGATGCTTTAAAAGCTTGGGATAAATTAGAAGAGCTTTATGAAAAAGGAGAAGTTTTTGAAGCGGAAGTAAAAGATATTGTAAAAGGCGGTCTAGTTGTTGATTTAGGAGTTCGCGGATTTGTTCCAGCTTCTTTAGTGGAAGATTATTTTGTTGAAGATTTCGAGGGCTACAAAGGGAAAACAATGAAATTTAAAATCACGGAATTAGATAAAGAAAAAGGCCGATTAATTTTATCCCATCGTGCGGTAGTGGAACAAGAGAAAGAAAATAAAAAGAAGCAATTGCTTGAAAGTATTAAACCAGGCGATGTATTAATAGGGAAAGTTCAACGATTGGCTCCATTCGGCGCTTTTGTCGACATTGGCGGCGTGGATGGACTTGTGCACATTTCACAAGTTGCCCATGAGCATGTAGAAGATATCAGCACGGTGTTAAAAGAAGGTCAAGAAGTGAACGTAAAAGTATTATCCGTCGATCCGGCAAACGAGCGAATTTCTTTGTCCATTAAAGAGACGCTGCCGGGGCCATGGGAAAATATAAGCAAACGCGTTTCAAAAGGCCAAGTTTTGACAGGCACAGTAAAACGCTTAGTTTCATTCGGCGCCTTTGTTGAAGTGTTCCCTGGAGTTGAAGGGTTAGTTCACATCTCGCAAATTTCCCAGAAACACATCAACACTCCGCATGAAGTATTAAAAGAAGGCCAAGAAGTGCAAGTGAAAGTACTTGATGTAAATGAGCAGGAGAAACGCTTATCATTGAGCATTAAAGCCCTTGAAGAACATTCCAAAGAACAAGAGGAATTTGATTATCAATTGCCGGAAGAAACAACAGGATTTTCTATCAGCGATGTTATCGGAGATCAGTTGAAAAAATTGAAAGAACAATAA
- the der gene encoding ribosome biogenesis GTPase Der, which produces MTKPVIAIVGRPNVGKSTIFNRIVGERISIVEDVPGVTRDRIYSSAEWLNHEFNIIDTGGIDLGSDEPLIEHIRAQAQIAMEEADVIIFMTNGREGVTLQDEQIAKILYKTNKPVVLAVNKIDNPDMREMIYDFYTLGFGDPIPISGSHGLGIGDLLDECAKHFPKEYEDEYANDVIKFSLIGRPNVGKSSLVNAILGEERVIVSDIAGTTRDAVDTPYTYDGQDYVIIDTAGMRKKGKVYESTEKYSVLRALRAIERSDVVLVVLNAEEGIQEQDKKIAGYAHEAGKAIIIVVNKWDAIEKNEKTMNEFTETIRNQFLFLDYAPIVYVSAKTKQRIHQILPLVKRVSENHAMRIQSSILNDVIEDAIARNPAPTEKGKRLRIYYTTQVSVKPPTFITFVNDPELMHFSYLRFLENRIRETFDFEGTPIRIIPRARE; this is translated from the coding sequence ATGACAAAACCAGTAATCGCCATCGTAGGTCGTCCAAATGTAGGAAAGTCTACAATATTCAATCGTATTGTTGGCGAACGAATTTCCATAGTGGAAGATGTTCCGGGAGTAACCCGCGACCGCATATACAGTTCGGCAGAATGGTTGAATCATGAATTCAACATTATCGATACCGGAGGAATTGATTTAGGAAGCGATGAACCTTTAATTGAACATATTCGCGCACAAGCTCAAATTGCGATGGAAGAAGCGGATGTCATTATCTTTATGACAAACGGGCGCGAAGGCGTGACGCTGCAAGATGAGCAAATTGCGAAAATACTTTATAAAACCAATAAACCGGTCGTGCTTGCGGTCAATAAAATCGACAACCCGGATATGCGTGAAATGATCTATGATTTTTATACTTTAGGATTTGGAGATCCGATACCAATTTCCGGTTCCCATGGACTTGGAATCGGGGATTTATTGGATGAATGTGCAAAACATTTTCCAAAAGAATATGAAGATGAGTATGCCAATGATGTGATTAAATTTTCGTTAATCGGCAGACCAAATGTTGGGAAATCTTCGCTGGTCAATGCCATTCTTGGCGAAGAAAGGGTCATTGTCAGCGACATTGCCGGTACGACTCGGGATGCAGTCGATACCCCTTATACGTATGATGGACAAGATTATGTCATTATCGATACGGCGGGAATGCGCAAAAAAGGAAAAGTCTATGAAAGCACCGAAAAATATTCCGTATTGCGGGCATTAAGAGCCATTGAACGTTCAGATGTGGTGCTTGTGGTATTAAATGCGGAAGAGGGCATTCAAGAACAAGATAAAAAAATTGCCGGATATGCCCACGAAGCTGGAAAAGCCATTATTATTGTCGTGAACAAATGGGATGCCATCGAGAAAAATGAAAAGACTATGAATGAATTTACGGAAACGATACGGAATCAATTTTTATTTTTGGATTATGCACCTATCGTTTATGTATCTGCTAAAACGAAACAGCGGATCCATCAAATTTTGCCGTTAGTGAAACGTGTCAGCGAAAACCATGCAATGCGCATCCAGTCATCCATTTTAAATGATGTCATTGAAGATGCGATTGCAAGAAATCCAGCACCAACGGAAAAAGGAAAACGCTTGCGCATCTACTACACAACGCAAGTATCCGTTAAACCGCCGACTTTTATAACTTTTGTGAACGATCCGGAACTGATGCATTTCTCTTACCTTCGATTTTTAGAAAACCGAATTCGTGAAACCTTTGATTTTGAGGGAACGCCAATTCGCATCATACCGCGTGCCCGTGAGTAA